A section of the Oncorhynchus gorbuscha isolate QuinsamMale2020 ecotype Even-year linkage group LG06, OgorEven_v1.0, whole genome shotgun sequence genome encodes:
- the LOC124037288 gene encoding LOW QUALITY PROTEIN: MAD2L1-binding protein (The sequence of the model RefSeq protein was modified relative to this genomic sequence to represent the inferred CDS: inserted 1 base in 1 codon) has translation MLIRHLQAVPVRLSPRPAAQTQPPPPPLTPSKQAEADDAETLRRAREEGRVXVMFPGLVTQEGCCRFVSEILKCILYQRQQLPMTYDQLVYSQKRQQAAMQNEEAVAWRPGQSTAEGLDWRRCQRTLQDLEQVLQQLEVLFSLSLVPRVLLLLGGSLLLPKELYEVNMEDVILATGDRSLRVSSCLRQVFRTLFVADLLSDAKPVRLTATTVMVLAHRDCGVGWFRPKLDFKVPTRVKSQVISLSCDPSSVSGSGASEGGRQTAWQDYVWFQAPLTIKGFSK, from the exons ATGTTG ATCCGTCATCTGCAGGCAGTACCTGTCAGGTTATCACCGAGACCAGCAGCACAGACACAGccaccacctccccctctgaCCCCCTCCAAGCAGGCTGAGGCTGACGATGCAGAGACGCTACGGAGGGCCAGGGAGGAGGGCCGTG GGGTAATGTTCCCAGGTTTGGTCACACAGGAGGGCTGCTGCCGCTTCGTCAGTGAGATACTGAAGTGTATCCTTTACCAAAGACAACAGCTGCCCATGACCTATGACCAGCTGGTTTACTCTCAGAAGAGACAGCAAGCTGCCATGCAG AATGAGGAGGCAGTGGCCTGGAGGCCCGGTCAGTCCACTGCAGAAGGCCTGGACTGGAGGAGGTGCCAGCGTACCCTCCAAGACCTTGAGCAGGTGCTACAACAACTGGAAgtgctcttctccctctccctggtccCCCGTGTGCTCCTCCTGCTCGGcggctccctcctccttcccaaGGAGCTGTACGAAGTCAACATGGAGGATGTGATACTAGCCACCGGCGACCGTAGCCTACGCGTCTCCTCGTGTCTACGACAAGTCTTCCGCACGCTCTTCGTGGCCGACCTGTTGTCTGACGCTAAACCTGTCCGGCTCACAGCCACGACGGTCATGGTTCTGGCCCACAGGGACTGTGGCGTGGGGTGGTTCCGGCCCAAGCTGGATTTCAAGGTCCCCACACGGGTGAAGAGCCAGGTTATTTCTCTGTCTTGTGACCCCAGTAGTGTTTCTGGGTCTGGGGCGTCTGAGGGAGGAAGGCAGACTGCCTGGCAGGACTATGTGTGGTTTCAGGCCCCCTTGACTATCAAAGGCTTCAGCAAGTGA